Proteins from a genomic interval of Euwallacea similis isolate ESF13 chromosome 33, ESF131.1, whole genome shotgun sequence:
- the LOC136418214 gene encoding WD repeat-containing protein CG11141, whose product MAECQNAKILREWAPLTTLFDKLPTKSGGIFSQDIKLTCVDALSDFLVLGTNFGIIFWYNRKRNDLQRLRCENSSSPITYIKAVSTVDYMVASGNKMGGITIFQIPKSPPETLPDDLKPKPKQVERYTVLDLHKSPITALEWSKNGMKLFSGDKRGSIVLTEIDFYMHVCKSIEILNESYEVVQLSYRQQHLLVSTTFRSIICHHSDKWKVCQVGKKDRKVLGKFGGLIHQQGFKPSDLTLYCMRPGLRIWISNLEGEVQKTLLFKDLLCKDCMQVPLLNPISKALQQLKPQKEASFGEVQEFCDNLLVTYSSDVVYVLDPASMSVLATVNNLRSILDIATYKDELFVLEEERSLLRISYLAEGDVSVNEKTDIEIALDVPVSNAEEAKEDYKSFDEISNQEFDDSILFSKKGKRKVNHKKLSPELKAEIRPEDVNFTKPTLMTLSIVGDLPEVKSPETFERELKEKEKILLTDVLKIDKLNICLNQEIPTQSAKVKESRIAVDDLLKSLDLSPKTTTKNKGNKTESLETHVLTLPNDWNVNNIQLSNNAEVSGSRSVSKSIPIVRNERRRSSNNDSSLSDWEIV is encoded by the exons ATGGCTGAATGTCAAAACGCGAAGATTTTAAGAGAATGGGCTCCTTTAAcaactttatttgacaaattacCAACTAAAAGCGGAGGGATCTTTTCTCAAGACATAAAACTAACGTGTGTCGATGCTCTATCCGATTTTCTTGTCCTTGGGACGAATTTCGGCATTATTTTCTGGTACAATCGCAAGAGGAATGATCTCCAACGTCTTCGATGTGAG AATTCCAGCTCTCCCATAACATATATCAAAGCAGTGTCCACTGTGGATTACATGGTGGCTTCAGGCAATAAAATGGGAGGTAtaacaattttccaaattcctAAATCTCCCCCTGAAACATTACCTGATGATTTAAAGCCTAAGCCAAAGCAA GTTGAAAGATATACAGTGTTGGATCTGCATAAATCTCCAATAACTGCTCTCGAATGGTCCAAAAATGGCATGAAACTATTCTCTGGGGACAAGAGGGGCAGCatagttttaactgaaattgatttttatatg CACGTGTGCAAATCAATAGAAATTCTTAATGAATCTTATGAGGTAGTTCAATTAAGTTATCGTCAGCAGCACTTGCTGGTATCCACCACCTTTCGCAGTATCATTTGCCACCATTCAGACAAATGGAAAGTTTGCCAAGTGGGGAAAAAAGATAGGAAAGT TTTGGGGAAATTTGGAGGTTTAATCCACCAACAAGGATTTAAACCCAGTGACTTAACCCTTTATTGCATGAGACCAGGGCTTCGCATTTGGATATCAAACTTAGAGGGAGAAGTACAAAAGACATTGCTCTTCAAA gATTTACTGTGTAAAGATTGCATGCAAGTGCCATTGTTAAATCCCATTTCAAAAGCACTGCAACAGTTAAAGCCTCAAAAAGAGGCCTCATTTGGAGAAGTGCAGGAGTTCTGTGATAATTTGCTAGTGACTTATAGCAGTGACGTTGTGTATGTTTTGGATCCTGCTAGTATGAGTGTGTTGGCCactgttaataatttaaggaG TATCTTGGATATTGCTACTTATAAAGATGAGTTGTTTGTTTTGGAGGAAGAGAGGAGCTTGTTGAGAATCTCTTATCTTGCTGAGGGAGATGTTTCTG TAAACGAGAAAACAGACATTGAAATTGCGCTCGATGTCCCAGTGTCGAACGCCGAAGAAGCGAAAGAAGATTATAAATCCTTCGACGAAATAAGCAATCAAGAGTTTGATGACAGCATTCTCTTTAGCAAAAAAGGCAAACGTAAAGTAAATCATAAGAAACTTTCACCTGAATTAAAGGCTGAAATAAGGCCTGAGGATGTCAATTTTACTAA ACCAACTTTAATGACATTGAGTATAGTGGGCGATTTACCCGAGGTGAAAAGCCCTGAAACCTTCGAAAGGGAACTCAAagagaaggaaaaaatcttattgacagacgttttaaaaattgataaactgAACATATGTTTAAACCAGGAAATTCCTACTCAAAGCGCTAAGGTTAAAGAGTCTAGAATAGCTGTTGATGACTTACTAAAAAGCTTGGATTTGTCTCCTAAAACTACAACAAAGAATAAAGGGAATAAAACTGAATCTCTAGAAACGCATG TCCTCACCCTACCAAATGATTGGAATGTGAATAACATCCAATTGAGCAATAATGCAGAGGTCAGTGGAAGTAGAAGTGTTTCAAAAAGCATTCCAATAGTTAGAAACGAAAGGCGTCGCTCTTCGAATAATGACTCATCTTTGAGCGATTGGGAAATCGTCTAA